TTCGGTGGGCGCCTCGACGCCGCCTGCCGGTGTCGCGGAATCACTCGGTGGGTCGAAGGGGATGGTGGCGACCTCCGTGGGCAGTGGGGTCAGCGGGGCCTGGAGCGGGTCCCGGGTGTAGGTGGAGTACCAGGGGTCACCCGGCGCCGGCACCATGGAGGCGCCTGGTTCGCCCCACCGGGTGCCGAGCAGGATTCCGCTCTTGAGTCGCGGAATCGTGAAGTCGAAGACGATGAACTGGTTCATATAGTCACCGCGGATGCCGCGATCGATGAAGTCCTGGGTGTAGGGATAGGTCGGCAGGTACGACAGTGCCGTGACCAGATCCGGCCCGACGTCGGCCAGCGCTTTGACAGTGGGCTCGAGGTTCTTGAGGTTTCCGACGATGTCTGCGTGCGAGTCGTTGATCAGTTGCGTCGCGGTGTCACTGAACCCGCCCAACTTCTCGAGCGCGGTGGTGATCCGCGGCCGTTGCGCATTGAGCACCTCCAGGGCCTGCGGGATGCGGTCCAGCGCCGACGTGAGCACCGGTCGCTGATCGGCGAAGGTCTCGGCGAGCCGATTCAGCGACGAGATGGAGGCGATGATGTTGTCGTGCTGGTTGTCCAGCAGGCCGACCACGTTGTTCATCCGGGTGAGCAGGTCACGGACCTGAACCTGGCGCCCGTCGAGCGCCGCGTTGAAGTTGTGGATGATGTCGCCGATGTGGGTGAGTCCACCGCCGTTGACCACCACCGAGAGCGACGACAGGGTCTGCTCGGTGGACGGGTACGTCGACGTCTTGGTCAGCGGGATGGTGGACCCCGCGGGCAGTTGGCCTGTCGGCTCCTGGCCCACCGGCGGGTCGAGTGCGAGATGCATCGACCCCAGCAGGCTGGTCTGACCCACTGTCGCGACGGCGTTCGCCGGCACCACCGCGTCAGGTTGCACCGACACTTCGACGGCGGCCCGCCAGTTGTCGACGGCCATCGTGCGGACGGCTCCGACCACCACGTCGCCCACCATGACGGGCGAATTGGATTCCAGCGTGCCCACATTGGCGATCTCGACGTGGTAGGTGATGGCGTCGGCTCCGGTTCCCACCGTGCCGGGCAACGGCAACGAGTTGAGCCCGTCGAACGCGCAGCCTGACGTCACCAGGGTTGTGCAGCACGCGACCGCCGCCAGTCGGCGCGCCGCCAAACGAGTCATCACGGGGTGCCTCCCGTAGGTGTCGTCGCCGCACCGGCTTCGGCCGGCAGCAGCATCTCAGTGAGCGTCGAGGCCGCTGGAGCCGCAGGCGGCGGTGCCGGGACCCCAGGCGGGATGGGCGCACCCGGATACAGCGCGGGGTGCGGATCGGCGGGCAGACCGTTGGGGGCGTACGCGCCGGGCGGGTGCGGCGGATCCGTCCACCCCGGTGGGGGTGGCACGTCCCCGGCCCCGGTGTAGGCCGAGACCGCGGGCGGGATCTCGGCGGGAGCCGGACCGGTGCCGCCACCGCCGGGAGCCAACCGGGGATCGGAGT
The DNA window shown above is from Mycolicibacterium confluentis and carries:
- a CDS encoding MCE family protein — protein: MTRLAARRLAAVACCTTLVTSGCAFDGLNSLPLPGTVGTGADAITYHVEIANVGTLESNSPVMVGDVVVGAVRTMAVDNWRAAVEVSVQPDAVVPANAVATVGQTSLLGSMHLALDPPVGQEPTGQLPAGSTIPLTKTSTYPSTEQTLSSLSVVVNGGGLTHIGDIIHNFNAALDGRQVQVRDLLTRMNNVVGLLDNQHDNIIASISSLNRLAETFADQRPVLTSALDRIPQALEVLNAQRPRITTALEKLGGFSDTATQLINDSHADIVGNLKNLEPTVKALADVGPDLVTALSYLPTYPYTQDFIDRGIRGDYMNQFIVFDFTIPRLKSGILLGTRWGEPGASMVPAPGDPWYSTYTRDPLQAPLTPLPTEVATIPFDPPSDSATPAGGVEAPTEGGN